The Bacillus sp. Marseille-Q1617 genome has a segment encoding these proteins:
- a CDS encoding NUDIX hydrolase — translation MEQITSVHGFCFENDRLMLVNLNHRGWDFPGGHIEAGETPEECIKREAYEEGYVSGSLFLLGHITVDHSDNPVWDEDGPYPKVGYQVFYRMDIDQLHEFEGQYESAERKFIIPLEVSHYYEGWNGVYQEILEAAERQR, via the coding sequence ATAGAACAGATCACCAGCGTTCATGGATTTTGTTTTGAGAATGACCGCCTGATGTTGGTCAATTTAAATCACCGGGGCTGGGATTTTCCCGGTGGTCACATCGAGGCAGGCGAAACCCCTGAAGAGTGTATTAAACGCGAAGCCTATGAAGAAGGCTATGTGTCTGGAAGCCTCTTCCTTTTAGGTCATATCACCGTCGACCACAGTGATAACCCCGTCTGGGATGAAGATGGTCCCTACCCTAAAGTAGGGTATCAAGTTTTTTACCGGATGGATATTGATCAATTGCATGAGTTTGAGGGGCAGTATGAGTCTGCTGAGAGAAAGTTTATTATTCCGCTGGAAGTGTCTCATTACTATGAGGGGTGGAACGGGGTTTATCAGGAGATTCTGGAGGCGGCTGAACGGCAGAGATGA
- a CDS encoding putative holin-like toxin: protein MIRYMIAVGEALQIMIGFGTLIVAIIAVTQKKK, encoded by the coding sequence GTGATTCGCTATATGATTGCTGTCGGAGAGGCGCTGCAAATCATGATAGGATTTGGAACACTGATCGTAGCCATAATCGCGGTTACACAAAAAAAGAAGTAA
- a CDS encoding DinB family protein: MKQRDFLLYGLDSTYDKESWYAPLKEAVTGLTAGQAMWKPSGEAAKSIWENVNHLVYYKERMAATLEGREWAHHLDGDETFTLTDQKEQDQEWIKVVERAENAQQLLRQAVSTLSESDIERLERKLLDIMLHDAYHTGQIIQLRKMQGSWPSHR; encoded by the coding sequence TTGAAACAAAGGGACTTTCTGTTATATGGACTGGATTCCACTTACGATAAAGAGAGCTGGTATGCACCGTTGAAGGAAGCTGTCACAGGACTGACTGCGGGGCAGGCGATGTGGAAACCGTCAGGAGAAGCAGCGAAAAGCATTTGGGAGAATGTAAATCATCTCGTGTATTACAAGGAAAGAATGGCTGCAACGCTTGAAGGACGCGAATGGGCCCATCACTTGGATGGTGATGAAACATTTACTCTCACCGATCAAAAGGAGCAAGATCAAGAATGGATAAAGGTCGTGGAACGTGCCGAAAATGCACAACAACTATTAAGGCAGGCCGTAAGTACACTGTCTGAAAGCGACATTGAACGGCTTGAAAGAAAGTTACTGGACATAATGCTGCACGATGCTTATCATACCGGGCAAATCATCCAGCTGAGAAAAATGCAGGGATCCTGGCCATCCCATCGATAA
- a CDS encoding ATP-binding protein, with translation MFEAFDFDVILRERSDVAPLVVMMCGVAGSGKTTFSKRLEKEGFVRLSIDEEIWATRGRYGVDFPIETIEEYKKEAERTLRTRLIELIQEKQQVVIDFSFWDRVRRERYKKRIEDCGGKWKLIYLKVHPDDLRKRLTLRNQRFDANSFPISEELLTSYLEGFEIPEGEEEIVVEN, from the coding sequence ATGTTTGAAGCGTTTGATTTTGACGTGATTCTTCGCGAACGAAGCGATGTGGCCCCTTTGGTGGTCATGATGTGCGGTGTGGCTGGCTCAGGGAAGACCACGTTTTCAAAGCGGTTGGAGAAGGAAGGTTTTGTAAGACTCTCCATTGATGAAGAAATATGGGCGACCAGGGGCCGGTATGGGGTTGATTTCCCCATTGAGACAATCGAAGAATACAAGAAAGAGGCAGAAAGGACATTACGCACCCGTTTAATAGAGTTGATTCAAGAAAAACAACAGGTGGTCATCGACTTCAGTTTCTGGGACCGGGTAAGGCGGGAGAGATATAAGAAACGTATAGAGGATTGCGGCGGTAAATGGAAACTCATTTATTTGAAGGTGCATCCTGATGATTTACGTAAACGGCTTACTCTGCGTAATCAACGTTTTGACGCCAATTCGTTTCCGATTTCAGAAGAGTTATTGACTTCATATCTTGAAGGGTTTGAAATTCCCGAGGGAGAAGAGGAAATAGTTGTAGAGAATTAG
- a CDS encoding GNAT family N-acetyltransferase has protein sequence MYQTRWITKEETAIVADFWFKMACEMGEIDGVPKPDLERLEEVKSLFYNEFESGRLMFRVAADRSGKIVACAGGLVRNEYSFPLAKEQTLFGWVIAVYTEKDHRRNGLAYTLVEDICLWLKQKGADRARLWSSSAGRRVYENMGFEKMMDMVKPLT, from the coding sequence ATGTATCAAACAAGATGGATTACTAAAGAAGAAACCGCTATAGTGGCAGACTTCTGGTTCAAGATGGCTTGTGAGATGGGAGAAATTGATGGAGTCCCGAAGCCGGATTTGGAGAGGCTGGAAGAAGTGAAAAGCCTGTTTTACAATGAATTTGAATCAGGCAGATTAATGTTCAGGGTTGCTGCAGACCGCAGTGGAAAGATTGTTGCTTGTGCAGGGGGGCTCGTCAGAAACGAATATTCATTTCCGCTGGCGAAAGAGCAGACTCTATTTGGCTGGGTGATTGCTGTATATACGGAAAAAGACCACCGTCGTAATGGCCTGGCTTACACGTTAGTGGAGGACATCTGCTTGTGGCTCAAACAAAAAGGGGCTGACCGCGCAAGGTTGTGGTCGAGTTCCGCTGGGAGAAGGGTGTATGAGAATATGGGTTTTGAAAAGATGATGGATATGGTAAAGCCGCTTACTTAG
- a CDS encoding histidine--tRNA ligase, which yields MKKMDYQNVKGTQDYLPGAEVVRRKIRRTLEDVFIQYGCKPLETPILNYTELLASKYGGGAEILEEMYTLSDRGERDLALRYDLTIPFAKVVAMNPGLKMPFKRYEIGKVFRDGPIKAGRFREFTQCDVDIVGVDSQLAEAELMTMALDAFRRLNLNVVIQYNNRKLLTGILEVFGIPAYRINKAVLILDKLEKVGVKAVVAELRELEVPETAQRSIERFLTDEANRSLDYFEPYASRNELVKKGLEELREMMKIINYLGINGQCIFNPFLARGLELYTGTIYELFLTDGSIKSSIGSGGRYDNAIGGLLGTDETFSTVGISFGLDVIYAAVSGNQTAPESELDYYVIPVGMQKEALLLANDLRADGYKVECEMSKKKLGKLLDRANKEGMKNVIIIGEDEVKENRYKVKDMVTGGEKVYSYKFE from the coding sequence ATGAAGAAGATGGATTATCAGAATGTGAAAGGGACACAGGATTACCTGCCGGGTGCGGAAGTGGTGAGGAGGAAGATCAGGCGCACACTAGAGGATGTGTTCATCCAATACGGATGCAAGCCGCTTGAGACGCCGATCTTGAATTACACGGAGCTGCTCGCTTCGAAGTACGGGGGTGGAGCCGAAATCTTGGAGGAAATGTACACACTGTCTGACAGAGGCGAAAGAGACCTGGCGCTCCGGTATGACCTGACGATCCCTTTTGCAAAAGTAGTGGCGATGAACCCCGGACTCAAGATGCCTTTTAAACGCTATGAAATCGGCAAGGTGTTCAGGGACGGCCCCATCAAGGCAGGGAGGTTCCGCGAATTTACCCAGTGTGACGTGGATATCGTCGGGGTGGACTCTCAGCTGGCGGAAGCAGAATTGATGACGATGGCATTGGATGCTTTCAGAAGGCTCAATTTGAACGTCGTGATTCAATATAATAACCGGAAGCTTTTGACGGGAATCCTTGAAGTGTTCGGTATACCGGCGTACAGGATCAATAAAGCTGTGTTGATCCTTGATAAGCTTGAAAAAGTCGGAGTCAAGGCTGTAGTTGCTGAATTAAGGGAGCTGGAGGTGCCAGAAACAGCACAGCGTTCCATCGAACGGTTCCTGACGGATGAAGCCAACAGAAGCCTCGATTATTTCGAGCCTTACGCGAGCCGGAATGAACTCGTGAAAAAGGGACTGGAGGAATTGCGGGAGATGATGAAAATCATCAATTATCTGGGCATTAACGGACAATGTATTTTCAATCCGTTCCTTGCCAGGGGACTGGAACTCTATACAGGAACCATTTATGAGTTGTTCCTGACCGACGGTTCGATCAAATCAAGTATCGGGAGCGGCGGGAGATATGACAATGCCATCGGAGGGCTCCTGGGGACGGATGAAACTTTTTCGACTGTCGGCATCTCTTTCGGACTGGACGTGATCTATGCAGCGGTCAGCGGAAACCAGACAGCCCCTGAATCAGAGCTGGATTACTATGTGATTCCAGTTGGTATGCAAAAGGAAGCCTTGCTCTTGGCGAATGATCTGAGAGCCGATGGTTACAAAGTGGAATGTGAAATGAGCAAAAAGAAGCTGGGGAAACTCCTCGATAGGGCAAATAAAGAAGGGATGAAGAACGTCATTATTATTGGAGAGGATGAGGTAAAAGAAAACCGGTATAAGGTGAAGGATATGGTGACGGGGGGAGAGAAGGTTTATTCATATAAATTTGAATGA
- the dnaN gene encoding DNA polymerase III subunit beta, translated as MEFIIENEYFNRAISDVHRAVSMKTPFPILTGIKITADQDCVTLIGSNSDLIIEKVIPLSIDGVKVLDVIQPGSVVLTARYLSEIVKKLPGDIHVEANEKQTVTLRSDEIVTSLNGIHAEEYPSLPEMDESNQMRIPGVDLIEMIKQTVFAVAKSETRPVLTGVNLSFDKNHLTCAATNSHRLALKELTIDSTITGSFIVPSASLNEFVKLFQNESGYIDLFATASYMVFKSSKATLFTRLIEGNYPNVSVLIPKDSKTIVTSDTKRLLKGIDRACLFASEWKNNNIFLEIKDGMKMKISSNSSEIGRIEETQMIKSMEGEGELSISLDGDFLMDALKAVKEEEIRLSFGGSMKPVLIEPVGNPSYLHLISPVRSY; from the coding sequence ATGGAATTTATCATAGAGAATGAATATTTTAATAGAGCCATATCCGATGTTCATAGAGCAGTATCCATGAAAACACCTTTTCCTATTTTGACGGGGATTAAGATTACTGCTGATCAAGATTGCGTGACCCTTATAGGGAGCAATTCGGATCTTATTATTGAAAAAGTGATTCCTTTGAGTATAGATGGCGTCAAAGTATTGGATGTTATTCAACCTGGCAGTGTTGTACTGACGGCAAGGTATTTAAGTGAAATCGTGAAGAAATTACCGGGTGACATCCATGTGGAAGCGAATGAGAAACAAACCGTTACCCTGAGATCCGATGAAATAGTTACCAGCCTTAACGGTATTCATGCTGAAGAATATCCGAGTCTTCCGGAAATGGATGAATCCAATCAAATGAGAATCCCCGGTGTTGATTTAATCGAAATGATTAAGCAGACCGTGTTTGCCGTAGCAAAGAGTGAAACAAGACCAGTATTGACTGGAGTCAATCTGTCATTCGATAAAAACCATCTTACTTGTGCGGCAACGAACTCCCATCGTTTAGCATTAAAAGAGCTTACAATCGATTCAACCATTACCGGTTCATTCATTGTCCCCAGTGCCAGCCTGAATGAGTTTGTGAAACTGTTTCAGAATGAATCTGGATACATAGATCTATTCGCTACGGCCAGCTACATGGTCTTTAAATCCAGCAAAGCAACTCTTTTCACACGGTTGATTGAGGGGAACTATCCTAACGTATCAGTGCTGATACCCAAAGATTCGAAGACAATTGTCACGAGCGACACGAAGCGATTATTAAAAGGAATCGACCGGGCTTGTCTTTTTGCAAGTGAATGGAAAAATAACAATATATTCTTAGAAATAAAAGATGGCATGAAAATGAAGATTTCATCTAACTCTTCAGAAATAGGGAGAATCGAAGAAACTCAAATGATCAAGAGTATGGAGGGAGAGGGGGAATTAAGCATCTCCCTGGATGGAGATTTTCTGATGGATGCTTTAAAAGCGGTAAAGGAGGAAGAGATACGATTAAGTTTCGGAGGGTCCATGAAACCTGTGCTGATTGAACCTGTTGGAAATCCTTCTTATCTGCATCTCATTTCTCCGGTTCGGTCTTATTAA
- a CDS encoding NUDIX hydrolase, whose amino-acid sequence MEPKWLQWAKELQSLSQAGLMYSKDVYDLERFERIREISTEILSQQTEMDTSVIKDLFANETGYATPKVDIRAVVFKDDKLLMVKETMDGDWSLPGGWGDIGLTPREVAVKEVKEESGFEVKAVKLLGVLDKKCHPHPPSPYHVYKMFILCEIVGGQAEEGIETSGVEFFGEDRLPALSVERNTESQIRMMFRHLHHPGEDVYLD is encoded by the coding sequence ATGGAACCCAAATGGCTCCAATGGGCAAAAGAGCTACAATCTCTCTCTCAGGCAGGACTGATGTATTCCAAGGATGTGTATGACTTGGAAAGATTTGAACGCATACGAGAGATCAGCACAGAAATTTTGTCACAGCAGACAGAAATGGATACGTCAGTGATAAAGGATTTGTTCGCCAACGAAACGGGATATGCCACGCCTAAAGTGGACATCCGGGCTGTTGTGTTCAAGGATGATAAATTATTGATGGTAAAAGAAACGATGGATGGTGACTGGTCGCTGCCAGGAGGCTGGGGGGATATTGGACTGACCCCAAGGGAAGTCGCGGTGAAGGAAGTAAAGGAAGAATCAGGGTTTGAAGTCAAGGCCGTGAAACTATTAGGTGTTTTAGATAAGAAATGCCATCCGCACCCGCCATCTCCGTATCATGTCTATAAAATGTTCATCCTGTGTGAAATCGTCGGCGGGCAGGCGGAGGAAGGGATTGAAACAAGCGGGGTTGAATTTTTTGGTGAAGATCGACTGCCGGCATTATCGGTCGAGAGGAATACGGAGTCGCAGATTCGGATGATGTTTAGGCATTTACATCATCCGGGGGAAGATGTGTACTTAGACTAG
- a CDS encoding NUDIX hydrolase, translating into MDYVKDLRKIVGSRPLILTGSVVLILNESNELLLQHRKDGGWGLPGGLMELGESLEDTARREVKEETGLELGELKLLGIFSGPDYYFKVANGDELYSVTAVYVSTDVRGHLVVDEEESLDIQYFSLNELPEGLTEEYRSYIVPFINQLMA; encoded by the coding sequence ATGGATTACGTAAAAGATCTACGAAAAATAGTCGGCAGCAGGCCATTGATCCTGACCGGCTCCGTGGTCCTGATTCTTAATGAATCCAACGAATTGCTGCTGCAGCACAGGAAGGACGGCGGTTGGGGGCTCCCCGGCGGACTGATGGAACTGGGGGAAAGCCTGGAGGATACTGCGAGGAGAGAAGTAAAGGAAGAAACAGGACTGGAACTGGGGGAACTCAAATTATTGGGGATATTTTCAGGCCCGGACTATTATTTTAAAGTAGCGAATGGTGATGAGTTGTATTCGGTCACTGCTGTTTATGTGTCAACAGATGTTAGAGGGCATCTCGTTGTGGATGAGGAAGAATCATTAGATATCCAGTATTTTAGTTTAAATGAATTGCCGGAGGGGTTAACGGAGGAATATAGGAGTTATATTGTGCCTTTTATAAATCAATTGATGGCATGA
- a CDS encoding Type 1 glutamine amidotransferase-like domain-containing protein: MKQLITLGGGGFSMEPENPLLDRYILKQSGKANPKICFIPTASGDSDTYTSRFYDFFEKENCQPSHLSLFKPPTRDIEGFLLDKDILYVGGGNTKNLLVLWKEWGLDLILKKAWEQGIVLAGISAGSICWFEEGVTDSYGDRLEPLNCLGFLGGSNCPHYDGEAERRPSYHRFIESGEVQSGIAADDGAAVHFIDRDIHKIVSSRPDAKAYKVYFEEKVHEEELETTFLGSK, translated from the coding sequence GTGAAACAACTCATTACTTTAGGCGGCGGAGGGTTCTCCATGGAACCTGAGAATCCTTTGCTCGATCGGTATATTCTTAAGCAGTCGGGTAAGGCAAATCCGAAAATCTGCTTTATTCCTACGGCAAGTGGCGACTCGGATACATACACCTCGAGATTTTATGACTTCTTTGAAAAAGAAAATTGCCAGCCTTCCCACCTGTCCTTGTTCAAACCGCCGACAAGAGATATCGAGGGCTTTTTACTAGATAAAGATATTCTGTATGTTGGCGGCGGGAATACGAAGAATCTGCTGGTTTTATGGAAAGAGTGGGGTCTGGACCTTATTTTGAAAAAAGCTTGGGAGCAGGGAATCGTGCTTGCGGGAATCAGTGCAGGTTCCATTTGCTGGTTTGAAGAGGGAGTGACGGATTCATACGGTGACAGGCTGGAGCCTTTAAATTGTCTCGGTTTCTTAGGGGGCAGTAATTGCCCGCACTACGATGGGGAAGCCGAGAGGAGACCCTCCTATCATAGATTCATTGAATCCGGGGAAGTTCAATCCGGCATTGCGGCTGATGATGGGGCGGCTGTTCATTTCATTGACCGTGACATCCATAAGATTGTCAGTTCGAGACCGGATGCGAAGGCGTATAAGGTTTATTTTGAAGAAAAGGTTCATGAGGAAGAGCTTGAGACGACCTTCTTGGGGAGTAAATAA